One Spiroplasma endosymbiont of Cantharis nigra DNA segment encodes these proteins:
- a CDS encoding DnaJ C-terminal domain-containing protein has translation MAKRDYYEILGIAKSSSEDDIKKAYRKLAKKYHPDICKEPDAEEKFKEATEAAEVLLDANKRQAYDQFGHDGLSGMGSGFGGGFGQGFGDFFSNMGGAGDFFSDIFSNFFGGRGNSSSRARSSRGKDVVIDVNLTLKELLFGVDKEIKMDLISKCDNCDGTGAKSKSDIVECEVCNGHGVVTVLQDMGIAKFQTQQSCPKCKGNGKENKNPCKTCRGNATVLKKETVMMPIPKGLVPGQQIVLRNAGNYSPNGGERGHLYADIHLNGSKKLAIVNEFDIKFKFDISYLDAILANEISIKTLDGNINVKIPKGIKNGDIITVKNYGLYRGVKSSHRGNLLLEVNFVIPKDLEKNEREKLQSILNSTDFKVTNNLEE, from the coding sequence ATGGCTAAAAGAGATTACTATGAAATTTTGGGTATTGCCAAATCTTCATCTGAAGATGATATCAAAAAAGCATATCGTAAGTTAGCTAAAAAATACCACCCAGATATTTGTAAAGAACCAGATGCGGAAGAAAAGTTTAAAGAAGCTACAGAAGCAGCTGAAGTACTATTGGATGCAAATAAACGTCAAGCTTATGATCAGTTTGGTCACGATGGATTAAGTGGAATGGGTTCTGGCTTTGGTGGTGGATTTGGACAAGGATTCGGAGACTTCTTCTCAAATATGGGAGGAGCAGGAGACTTTTTCTCAGACATCTTTTCTAATTTTTTTGGAGGAAGAGGTAATTCTTCTTCAAGAGCAAGATCTTCAAGAGGAAAAGATGTTGTAATAGATGTTAATTTAACTCTAAAAGAATTATTATTTGGAGTTGACAAAGAAATTAAAATGGATTTAATTTCAAAATGTGATAATTGTGATGGAACTGGTGCAAAATCAAAATCAGATATTGTTGAGTGTGAAGTATGTAATGGACATGGTGTTGTTACTGTACTTCAAGATATGGGTATTGCTAAATTTCAAACACAACAATCTTGTCCAAAATGTAAGGGAAATGGAAAAGAAAATAAGAATCCATGTAAAACTTGTAGAGGAAATGCAACTGTTCTTAAAAAGGAAACTGTCATGATGCCAATACCAAAAGGTTTAGTTCCAGGTCAGCAAATTGTTTTAAGAAATGCAGGAAACTATTCTCCAAATGGTGGAGAACGTGGGCATTTATATGCAGATATACATCTGAATGGTTCTAAAAAATTAGCAATAGTAAATGAGTTTGATATTAAATTTAAATTTGATATTAGTTATCTAGATGCTATTCTTGCAAATGAAATTTCTATAAAAACATTAGATGGAAATATTAATGTAAAAATACCAAAAGGTATTAAAAATGGAGATATTATTACTGTTAAAAATTATGGACTATATAGAGGTGTTAAATCATCTCACAGAGGTAATTTATTATTAGAAGTTAATTTTGTAATTCCAAAAGATCTTGAAAAAAACGAGAGAGAAAAATTGCAAAGTATATTAAATTCAACTGATTTTAAAGTTACAAATAATTTAGAAGAATAA
- the mnmA gene encoding tRNA 2-thiouridine(34) synthase MnmA produces the protein MKKKKVIVGLSGGVDSSVTAAILLEQGYEVEALFMRNWDSNLNNDILGNKLDEEVCPQEKDYLDALEVAKKLNIKIHRVDFIKEYWDYVFEHFVSEYKKGRTPNPDILCNKYIKFDKFLDYAINDLKADYIAMGHYAGVRFDKDKNTYELIRGLDKEKDQSYFLCQLNQKQLSKTLFPLQKFQKSEIRKIAKKYDLITAEKKDSTGICFIGERDFTNFLQNYISNQPGDIIDIKSNKKIGTHIGVMYYTIGQRKGLNLGGQKEPYYVAKKDIINKIIYVAPASDETFLESKSCIVEEFNFISNYEIYFKSNKFQCSAKFRYRQKDIKVEVEVISNNKIKITYQEPVRAVTEGQEAVLYINEICLGGGVIDKVLKI, from the coding sequence ATGAAAAAAAAGAAAGTTATTGTTGGTCTAAGTGGAGGTGTAGATTCTTCTGTTACTGCAGCAATATTATTAGAACAAGGTTATGAAGTTGAAGCTCTTTTTATGAGAAATTGAGATAGTAACTTAAATAATGATATTCTTGGAAATAAATTAGATGAAGAAGTATGCCCACAAGAAAAGGATTACTTAGATGCTTTAGAAGTAGCTAAAAAATTGAATATAAAAATTCATAGAGTTGATTTCATTAAAGAATATTGAGACTATGTTTTTGAGCATTTTGTAAGTGAATACAAAAAGGGAAGAACACCAAATCCAGATATTCTTTGTAATAAATACATTAAGTTTGATAAGTTTTTAGATTATGCAATCAATGATCTTAAAGCAGACTATATTGCAATGGGTCATTATGCAGGAGTAAGATTTGATAAAGATAAAAATACTTATGAATTAATAAGAGGACTTGATAAGGAAAAAGACCAAAGCTATTTTCTTTGTCAGTTAAATCAAAAACAGTTATCAAAAACGCTTTTTCCACTTCAAAAATTTCAAAAGAGTGAAATTAGAAAAATTGCAAAAAAATATGATTTAATAACAGCTGAAAAAAAAGATTCTACAGGTATTTGTTTTATTGGAGAGAGAGATTTTACTAATTTTTTACAAAATTATATTTCAAATCAACCAGGAGATATTATAGATATAAAATCTAATAAAAAAATAGGAACACATATTGGTGTAATGTATTATACAATTGGCCAAAGAAAAGGACTAAATCTTGGTGGTCAAAAAGAACCATATTATGTTGCTAAAAAGGATATTATAAATAAAATTATTTATGTAGCTCCAGCAAGCGACGAAACTTTTTTAGAATCAAAAAGTTGCATAGTTGAGGAATTTAATTTTATATCTAATTACGAAATATATTTTAAATCAAATAAGTTTCAATGTAGTGCAAAATTTAGATATAGACAAAAAGACATTAAAGTAGAAGTAGAAGTAATCTCAAATAATAAAATTAAAATTACTTATCAAGAACCAGTTAGGGCTGTTACAGAGGGTCAAGAAGCAGTATTATATATTAATGAGATTTGTCTTGGTGGTGGAGTTATTGATAAAGTTTTAAAAATTTAA